DNA sequence from the Thermodesulfovibrionales bacterium genome:
ACCATCTGGTCGCCGTGGCCGCCCATGACAAGGGCCTCCACGTCGGCCGGTGAGATGCCGAGTTCGAGGGACACAAAGGTCCTGAACCTCGTCGAATCGAGGACTCCTCCCATGCCGATCACCCTCCGGTGCTCAAAGCCCGATACCTTCCAGGCAAGCTGGGCCATGACATCCATGGGGTTTGTGACGATGATCATGACGGCGCCGGGCGATCGCTTTCCAGACTCAATCGCGACATCTCTGACTACCGCCGCGTTTGCGTTGAGGAGGTCATCCCTGCTCATCCCCGGTTTCCTCGGGAACCCTGCTGTGACGACGACGATATCGGAATCCGCCGTGTCGTCATAGCTGTTCGTTCCTTTGACGGAGACCGACGAGTTCCAGAGAGGACAGGCCTCGGCAAGATCGAGCGCCTTCCCCTGAGGGACGCCCTCCGCTATATCATAGAGGACGATATCGGCGATCCCCTCATAAGCGATGAGCTGAGCTGTTGACGAGCCGACATTCCCTGCCCCTATTACGGATATCTTCTTTCTCATCGGACGATAGTATAGACGAACGGCAAAAATTAGTAAAACATTTTTTCTCGACTCGTTCCCGAAGACTCTCAAGAGAGGCTTCCCCAGGACGACGCGCAGTCGGGTGTCCTAACCGGGGGGCGGTTTTTCAGGAAGTTTCTCTAGTTTAACCTTTGCTATCCTCTGACCTACCATCTCCAGAACCTTCAGCCGGTCGCCCTTCATCTCTATGAGATCGCCCGTCTGCGGTATCCTCTGGAGGTGCATAACGATGAAACCGCCGAGTGTTTCGTATTCCGGCGATTCCGGTATCTCTATGTGATAATCTGCATCAAGGTCCTTGATGCTTATGGAGGCATCGATGATCATCGAACCGTCGCTGAGCTGGATGACGGGACTCTCGGTGTCGTATTCGTCTCTGATCTCCCCGACGATCTCTTCAAGGAGGTCCTCAAGCGTCACCAGTCCCGAGACGGCACCGTATTCATCTATGACGATCGCCATGTGAACCCTTTTCTTCTGCATTTCGCGTAGCAGGATGCTGATCTTCATGGTCTCCGGGATGAATATGGGGGGCTTGATAATTCTCCGGATGTCAACGCCTCCCGTTTTCGAGAGGATATTGAAAAAATCCTTCGCATAGAGCATGCCCCTGATGTCATTAACGTCCTTCCCTATGACCGGATAACGGGAAAATTTTTCTTCCGAAATGATAGATCTTACCTCGTCAACGGTCATTGCAAGTCCGATCGTCACCATCTGGGGAGCGGGGATCATGACCTCTTTCACCGAGGTATCGGTGAATTCGAAAACGCTGTGAATAAGTTCTTTTTCTTCAGGCTCAAAGACGCCCTGCTCCCCACCCTCTTCGATGAGCAGCTTCACCTCTTCTTCGGTAATATATCCGCGTTCGGTGAAGGCCTTTTTCCCGAAGGGTCTCAGGAGAAGATTGGTACTCACGGTCAAGAGTTGGACAAACACCGTCGTCAGTTTTGAGAACCGTTCTATCGCAGGAGCTGCGAACAGGCCGATGGCCTCGGGATTCGAAAGCGAGAAGGATTTCGGGATGAGCTCGCCGACGACAAGGGAGAAATAGGAGACGACAAGAACCACGATTGCGATAGCGATCGCCTCACTGGAGGCAGCAATGAACGGTACGGGGAGCGTTTTCAGGAAAGGCTTTATGACTTCGACCGCTATGGTACCGCCGATGGCCGATGCGAGGCCGCCCGAAAGAGTCATGCCGATCTGGATCGTTGCGAGAAACCTGTCCGGGGACTCCCTGAGCCTGTTTAAGGCGCCGGCATTCTTATGTCCCTCATCGAGGAGCTGTTTGATGCGAGACCGTCTCATGGTTACTACCGCTATCTCTGCAGCGGCAAAGTAGCCGTTGAGAAGGATAAAGAGGGCTATGAGAAAGATATCGAGCCAGATATTCATAGAGCGAAACGCAGACGGGAAGCGTGACGACCCCGGTCCTCCCTGAACCGATGGTAAGGAAACCGGTCCTGCCGAGGTGACCGGAAAGTCCTCCGGCATGACTGCTCTGCAGGCATCACTACCTGGGGTACGAGACTTGCTCCAATTCCCTGCGGGTGACCGGATGATTCCATGAAAGCGGTTATCTGAAATCCCGGATGATACGTTCCGGAACCCGGTTTGTCACATCTATGAGATATGCCGCAGGTTTCATGGAATCTCTTTTATCTCTCCCAGTATGAGAAATATTATACCCGGAAATCGAGGCATTATTGCAAATTGTATCGCAAAGTCGGAACAACCGCAACAAAAGGCAGCCGCTGAAGGCAAGACTGTGTGAGAACCGCGGACGCTCTTTTTCGGTATCCAGCATTTTTGGAGGAGATCGAAATTATACTACCCTACGGGGTAGAAGAAATGCAACTCGTAAAAAGACTGGAAAAGTGAAAGATATCTTTGTTAAAATGTAAGCCGTCTTTTGGGAGGGATGACATGGAACTCAGAAACCGGGTCGCTTTGGTAACCGGAGCTGCGAGAGGTATCGGAAAAGCGATAGCAGAGGGGCTTGCCCGGATGGGCGCTGACGTTGTGATAGCCGATGTCAGCCCTGACGATGCGGGAAGAACCTCTGCCGAAATCGCGAAGATCGGTGTGAAATCTATCGCTGTAAAACTCGATGTCTCAAAGTCGGAGGAGGTGGTGAAGGCGTTCGAGGAAATCGTGAAGGTCTTTGGGAAATTGGACATCCTCGTGAATAATGCCGGGATAACGAGGGACGGCCTCTTACTGAGAATGAAGGAAGAAGACTGGGATGCCGTTATTCGCGTAAACCTGAAAGGGGTGTTCCTCTGTTCAAAAGAGGCGGTGAAACTCATGGCCAAGCAGCGGTTCGGCAGGATCGTTAATATAGCCTCGGTGGTTGCTTTTATGGGAAATCCGGGACAGGCTAACTATAGCGCTTCAAAGGCAGGCATCATAGGCTTGACAAAGACGATCGCAAAGGAATATGCAAGCAGGGGAATAACCGCCAACGCTGTTGCGCCGGGCTTCATAACCACCGCGATGACCGACGCCCTGCCTGAGACCGTGAAGGAGGAGATGAAGAAAGCGATCCCGCTGGGCCGCTTCGGGACGATCGATGACGTCGCAAATGCCGTTCTCTTCTTTGCCTCTCCCGACTCCGGGTATATCACCGGTCAGGTGATGCATGTGAATGGCGGGATGTATATGTGATTCATGGCTCGCATTCTGTATCCGATCCGAGATAGGCGATCAAAAATACATCATGGAGGTGTTGATAATGTTGGACGAGAAGGTTAAGGAGATTATCGCAAAGCAGCTCGGGGTAAATCCTTCCGAGGTTACCCCTGAGGCCTCTTTTGTTGAAGACCTAGGAGCAGATTCTCTCGACACCGTGGAGCTTGTTATGGCCTTTGAAGAGGCCTTCAATATCGAGATACCCGACGAGGACGCAGAGAAGATCACGAAGGTCAAGGACGCGATAGACTATATCAAGAATAAGCAGGCCTGACCCTCGCGGGGATCATGGGAAAAAGAAGAGTCGTCATAACCGGCATGGGATTGATTACCCCGCTCGGAATAGGGGTGGCGGACTCATGGGAGGCGCTTCTTAAGGGCAAGTCGGGAATCGGTACGATAACAACCTTTGATTCTTCCGACCTCCCTGTCCACATCGCAGGCGAAGTGAAGGGATTCGACCCCTCCCTTTACATTGAGCCGAAAGATATCAAGAAGATGGACAGGTTTATTCACTTTGCCGTGGCGACATCCACCATGGCGATGAAAGACTCAGGGCTGAAGATAACCGAGGATAACGCGGAACGTGTCGGCGTTATCATAGGTTCCGGCATGGGCGGCCTTCCCGCCATAGAACATTACCATAAGGTGTATCTCGAAAAGGGCCACCGGAAGATAACACCTTTTTTTATCCCCATGCTCATTATCAATCTCGCAGCGGGGCAGGTCTCGATTAAGTTCGGGGCGAAGGGCCCCAACAGCGCCGTGGCTACTGCCTGCGCTACGGGAAGCCATGCCATCGGCGACGCGATGAAGATCATTCAGAGGGATGATGCCGACGTGATGATCGCGGGAGGCACGGAGTCTGTAATCACCCAGATGGCGGTCGGAGGATTCGCCGTTATGAAGGCGTTGTCTACCCGGAACGACGAGCCCGAGCGGGCCAGCCGGCCTTTTGACAGAGACAGGGACGGATTTGTCATGGGCGAGGGGGCAGGGGTCTTGATACTGGAATCCCTTGACCATGCGAAGGCGAGGAAGGCGAAGATATATGGAGAAGTGGCTGGGTACGGCATGACGAGCGATGCATATCATATCACTTCGCCCGTGCCGGGCGGCGAAGGAGCAGCGGCGTGTATAGCAATGGCCCTGAAAGACGCGGGCGTTTCTCCGGATGCGGTGGATTACATCAATGCCCATGGTACGTCCACAAAGTACGGCGACGAAATCGAGACTGCCGCCATAAAGAAGATTTTCGGAGACTACGCGTATAGGCTCTGCGTCAGTTCCACAAAATCGATGACGGGCCACTTGCTCGGCGCTGCCGGGGGCGTCGAATCGATCATCAGTGTCATGAGCATTCATGACAATATCGTTCCGCCGACGATCAATCTCGAGAACCCTGATCCCGAATGCGACCTTGACTACGTTGCCTGCAATGCGCGGCAGCGGAACATCGATTATGCCTTGTCCAATTCTTTCGGCTTCGGTGGGACGAATGCCTGTCTCTTATTCAAGAGATTTAGAGAATCTTGAGAATAGGCTGGGCTACTCTTTTGAAACCAGGGAGATCCTTGTCGAGGCCCTGACCCACAAATCTTTCTATCACGAGAATCCCGATACAGCGGCATCATACAATGAGAGACTCGAGTTCCTCGGGGATTCGGTCCTCTCCCTCGTCATCGTCGAGCACCTGTTCGCTTATGAGCGGCAATTCACCGAATCGATGATGGCGAAGATGAAATCCTATCTCGTCAGGGATGCCTTCTTGTCGGAGATCGCTTCTGAGATATCCCTCGGCAGGTACGTGAGGCTCGGCAAAGGAGAGGAGGATACCGGGGGGAGGGCAAAGAAGTCGATTCTCGCCGACGCCCTCGAGGCGCTCTTCGGGGCTGTTTATCTCGACGGCGGATATGAAAACGCTCGGGGCCTGATACTGAAACTCTATGGCGCGCGGATACCCGTCGTGGTCGCCTCGGGTGACTATCACGATTACAAGACGGAGCTGCAGGAAGAGAGCCAGACCTCCTTCGGTGTCCTACCGGAATACCGGGTGATTCTGCAGGAAGGGGTAGAGCATCGCAAGACGTTTACGGTCGAAGTCTTCATCGCGGGAAGGAAGTTCGGAAAAGGACAGGGAAAGAGTAAGAAAGAGGCAGAAACCAGGGCCGCGAGAGAAGCGATGGCAAGGCTCGACGAGACCGTATGAGTAATTACGGTTCCCCCTTCCGTTCCGTCTCGAGCACGACGCAGGCAATCCCATACTCTTTCTCATGGCTCAAACTCAGGTGGGCATGGCGAACGGAATGTCCCCTCAGGAATATTTCGAACCTGCCGCTTCCTCTTATGAGCGGTTTCCCGCGGCTATCTTGAGACACCTCGATATCGGTCCATGGACTCGATTCCCGTGAGCCGATCGCCTTAACGAAGGCCTCCTTCGCTGCAAACCTTACGGAGAGGGAAGGATAAGGGTCTCTCTTCGTAAAACAATGGGCGATTTCGTCTTCGGTGAAGACCCTCCGTAAAAATCTCTCCCCCCATTTCTCCACCGCTTTGCGGAGTCTTTCGGTCCTAACCATGTCTATGCCGACGCCGAAGATCATGACGAAGCAGCCTTCAAAGGATAGCAACGGGTTGACGGTGAGCGGGCCAAGTCCGGCATGGCGGGAACTTTCAAAGGATGCCTTCTGAAAGAAACCTCCCGAGAGGTTTGAAGAACGATCCTGAGACTGCAGGGGGTGCGATAAGTAATAGAACCATCATCTCTCCTATAAGGATTCTGATACTGTCTGCCCTTGCAGCAGTTCCTTCATCTCCCTTACCGCTCGCTCCATTCCCACAAGAACGGCCCGGGAAATGATACTGTGACCGATGTAAAGTCCCCGCAGTTCCCTGATCTGAACAATGTCCTTCACATTCCCATAACTGAGTCCGTGGCCAGCGTTCACTGCAAGACCACTGTGGCGGGCTACCTTTACCGAATCAGCCACATTCAGCAGTTCTTTTTTCTTTTTTTCTCCCCTCGCGTTCGCGTAGTGCCCGGTATGAATTTCGACCATGTCGGCACCGATGTTCCTGGATATGTCTACGTCGAGGATGCCGGGATTGATAAACAAACTCACCGGGATACCTGCCCCGCGAATCCTCTTTATCGCCTCTGAAATATCTTCTTTTGCAGCGGCAACATCGAGACCGCCCTCGGTGGTGAGTTCCTGCCGCTTCTCCGGTACGAGGGTGACCATGTCCGGTTTTATCGAAAGGGCGATGCCGATCATCTCACCGGTGGCGGCCATCTCGAGATTGAGTTCGACAGGAACCATTTCCCTGAGGATCATCAGGTCCCTGTCTCTTATATGTCGCCTGTCTTCCCTTAGATGTACGGTAATCCCGTCCGCTCCGCCAAGGATTGCGAGGGTGGCAGCCATTGCGGGGTCCGGTTCCGCTCCCTTGCGGGCCTCTCTGATAGTTGCGACGTGGTCAACATTGACGCCGAGAATCATGAACGCCTCCTCTGCCTGCAGATCTTCCCCTATGCTAATACCACATCATCGCTTCGAAGTCCGGTGTCGGGACGGTGATCGTTATGTAGCCCCTCCAGGGGCAACGTTCGATCTCTTCATCTCCCTTGTGCAGGGAGAGAAAGAAGTTCAGTTCGTCGTGCTCTTTTGCCTTGATGTCCCGAAAGGGAAGGGCACATTCAAAGATATCGGCCACGGCGACATCCGCCGATCCACTCACGGCAATCCAGCCGCTTGCGGTCTTGGTCATGATCTTTGCCTCTCCGCCGTCTCTTAACGATGTCGTTACCTTATAGGGGAATGGTTTGATAATGAGTACCGAGAGTTCAGTATCTTCGGGAAAATCACTGAAGAATCGTTTCGGGTCGACCCGGATGAAGAGGGTGTCCTGATTGAACCCGTAGTAGACCCTGGAGAGGAGGCTTTCAGTCATATGCATGCTGCCGCCGGATTTGCCGACGTCTATGTGCGCACCCTGGTACCATTCGAAATAACTCGTCATGATGCCGTCTATCTTCGGGCTGATGAAGCCGCGTATCTCCGCTACGGGTGCAATCGCCCTTTCTTCTCTCAGGACCGGAACGAAGATTTGCGGCGGCACATCGCTTCCCGTCTCTCTATAGACCTTCATGAGATTCAGCCTGAAGAGTTCATCAAAATCTTCCGCCTGCTCGGTAGCATGGTCGTCTCCGTACCACCAGTTCCAGTCGCTCCCCTCCGCGACATACAGTGCCTTCCACGCCAGATCGAGGTTCTTTTCAGGGTTTCTCCTTTGAAATGCTTCGAGGTGTTCTCGCGTTTCCGTGAGATAATCCCATGCCGTGTTGTCTTCCTCGTGGCCGATCCAGACGGAAAAATTGCCATAGATCCATGAACCGGCACGAAGGTGGTCGAGTTTCCTTTCCCGCTTCGGGATCTCCAGAAATTCTGATATCGTCGTCGTCCTCAGAGTTTCGTGCTTCATGAGGTCGTCGTAGAGGTACCGGAAAAAGTCACGGCCGTCATTCCGATAATATTCCCATGCATTTTCTCCGTCGAGGATTATCGGAACGATATGTGGTTCGCCCGGGGGGAGGGAACCCCTGATGGCGAGAAGTCTGTTGACAAGGTCTGAAGCTGCACTCTTCGCTTCCCACCCTGAATACACGAAACCGATGAGGTCGGAGATCTTGTGGTCCCTGAATACGAGCGAGAGGCCGGAATGCGCATAGACCGAATAGAGGAGAGAAGGATTCAGGAGATTACCGGATGGACCCCTCAGACCTTCTCCGAGCGAACCCGAGAGGATGTCCTCATCCGTTGCAACCCATCGTAGCCCCTCAGACCTGATCGCCTTCACGACGTCTTCGCTCACCGAGCCTTCGGAAGGCCACATGCCGGACGGCCTGTGACCGAAAATCCGCTCAAAGTAATCGAGGGCCATCCGGATCTGCGCGCGTGCGTCCTCAGGATGAGAGAATCGCCGTTTCGGCAGGCGTATATCGGGAGTCGGTACCCTGGCCACGTCGGTGTCCCAGAGGAGCGGAAGGATCGGATGATAGAATGGTGAGGTGGATATCTCTATCTGACCCTTCGATGAAAGCTCACGGTATTTTGGGATGACCTTCCCGAGTATCGACAACTGATTTTCTAAGAGTCGCTCTTTCTCGTCTTCGGTGAAGTTCCTTCCCTTCGCAACGAGCTCACCGAGAAAGGGATCCTTGCTCCGGAAGAAGG
Encoded proteins:
- the fabF gene encoding beta-ketoacyl-ACP synthase II, with the translated sequence MGKRRVVITGMGLITPLGIGVADSWEALLKGKSGIGTITTFDSSDLPVHIAGEVKGFDPSLYIEPKDIKKMDRFIHFAVATSTMAMKDSGLKITEDNAERVGVIIGSGMGGLPAIEHYHKVYLEKGHRKITPFFIPMLIINLAAGQVSIKFGAKGPNSAVATACATGSHAIGDAMKIIQRDDADVMIAGGTESVITQMAVGGFAVMKALSTRNDEPERASRPFDRDRDGFVMGEGAGVLILESLDHAKARKAKIYGEVAGYGMTSDAYHITSPVPGGEGAAACIAMALKDAGVSPDAVDYINAHGTSTKYGDEIETAAIKKIFGDYAYRLCVSSTKSMTGHLLGAAGGVESIISVMSIHDNIVPPTINLENPDPECDLDYVACNARQRNIDYALSNSFGFGGTNACLLFKRFRES
- a CDS encoding glycoside hydrolase family 57 protein, with protein sequence MTDSPLYIAFLWHMHQPYYRDPFTGLYRLPWVRLHGTKDYLDMVSILDDYPGIKQTFNLVPSLLEQISDYTGNGAGDRFLDVTRKRAADLSEEDKIFLLENFFLANWDTMVRPFPRYYELLLKRGLRFSKSDLHRTIRYFTGDEFLDLQVLFNLVWIDPFFRSKDPFLGELVAKGRNFTEDEKERLLENQLSILGKVIPKYRELSSKGQIEISTSPFYHPILPLLWDTDVARVPTPDIRLPKRRFSHPEDARAQIRMALDYFERIFGHRPSGMWPSEGSVSEDVVKAIRSEGLRWVATDEDILSGSLGEGLRGPSGNLLNPSLLYSVYAHSGLSLVFRDHKISDLIGFVYSGWEAKSAASDLVNRLLAIRGSLPPGEPHIVPIILDGENAWEYYRNDGRDFFRYLYDDLMKHETLRTTTISEFLEIPKRERKLDHLRAGSWIYGNFSVWIGHEEDNTAWDYLTETREHLEAFQRRNPEKNLDLAWKALYVAEGSDWNWWYGDDHATEQAEDFDELFRLNLMKVYRETGSDVPPQIFVPVLREERAIAPVAEIRGFISPKIDGIMTSYFEWYQGAHIDVGKSGGSMHMTESLLSRVYYGFNQDTLFIRVDPKRFFSDFPEDTELSVLIIKPFPYKVTTSLRDGGEAKIMTKTASGWIAVSGSADVAVADIFECALPFRDIKAKEHDELNFFLSLHKGDEEIERCPWRGYITITVPTPDFEAMMWY
- the acpS gene encoding holo-ACP synthase, with product MIFGVGIDMVRTERLRKAVEKWGERFLRRVFTEDEIAHCFTKRDPYPSLSVRFAAKEAFVKAIGSRESSPWTDIEVSQDSRGKPLIRGSGRFEIFLRGHSVRHAHLSLSHEKEYGIACVVLETERKGEP
- the fabG gene encoding 3-oxoacyl-[acyl-carrier-protein] reductase, whose product is MELRNRVALVTGAARGIGKAIAEGLARMGADVVIADVSPDDAGRTSAEIAKIGVKSIAVKLDVSKSEEVVKAFEEIVKVFGKLDILVNNAGITRDGLLLRMKEEDWDAVIRVNLKGVFLCSKEAVKLMAKQRFGRIVNIASVVAFMGNPGQANYSASKAGIIGLTKTIAKEYASRGITANAVAPGFITTAMTDALPETVKEEMKKAIPLGRFGTIDDVANAVLFFASPDSGYITGQVMHVNGGMYM
- a CDS encoding pyridoxine 5'-phosphate synthase, whose protein sequence is MILGVNVDHVATIREARKGAEPDPAMAATLAILGGADGITVHLREDRRHIRDRDLMILREMVPVELNLEMAATGEMIGIALSIKPDMVTLVPEKRQELTTEGGLDVAAAKEDISEAIKRIRGAGIPVSLFINPGILDVDISRNIGADMVEIHTGHYANARGEKKKKELLNVADSVKVARHSGLAVNAGHGLSYGNVKDIVQIRELRGLYIGHSIISRAVLVGMERAVREMKELLQGQTVSESL
- the acpP gene encoding acyl carrier protein, with amino-acid sequence MLDEKVKEIIAKQLGVNPSEVTPEASFVEDLGADSLDTVELVMAFEEAFNIEIPDEDAEKITKVKDAIDYIKNKQA
- a CDS encoding hemolysin family protein; this translates as MPEDFPVTSAGPVSLPSVQGGPGSSRFPSAFRSMNIWLDIFLIALFILLNGYFAAAEIAVVTMRRSRIKQLLDEGHKNAGALNRLRESPDRFLATIQIGMTLSGGLASAIGGTIAVEVIKPFLKTLPVPFIAASSEAIAIAIVVLVVSYFSLVVGELIPKSFSLSNPEAIGLFAAPAIERFSKLTTVFVQLLTVSTNLLLRPFGKKAFTERGYITEEEVKLLIEEGGEQGVFEPEEKELIHSVFEFTDTSVKEVMIPAPQMVTIGLAMTVDEVRSIISEEKFSRYPVIGKDVNDIRGMLYAKDFFNILSKTGGVDIRRIIKPPIFIPETMKISILLREMQKKRVHMAIVIDEYGAVSGLVTLEDLLEEIVGEIRDEYDTESPVIQLSDGSMIIDASISIKDLDADYHIEIPESPEYETLGGFIVMHLQRIPQTGDLIEMKGDRLKVLEMVGQRIAKVKLEKLPEKPPPG
- the mdh gene encoding malate dehydrogenase, which translates into the protein MRKKISVIGAGNVGSSTAQLIAYEGIADIVLYDIAEGVPQGKALDLAEACPLWNSSVSVKGTNSYDDTADSDIVVVTAGFPRKPGMSRDDLLNANAAVVRDVAIESGKRSPGAVMIIVTNPMDVMAQLAWKVSGFEHRRVIGMGGVLDSTRFRTFVSLELGISPADVEALVMGGHGDQMVPMPRFTTVKGVPITDILPADRIASLINRTRQGGAEIVSLLKTGSAYYAPAASTYAMAKAIIFDEKRILPCAAYLDDQYGVRDV
- the rnc gene encoding ribonuclease III, which gives rise to MPVSYSRDLENLENRLGYSFETREILVEALTHKSFYHENPDTAASYNERLEFLGDSVLSLVIVEHLFAYERQFTESMMAKMKSYLVRDAFLSEIASEISLGRYVRLGKGEEDTGGRAKKSILADALEALFGAVYLDGGYENARGLILKLYGARIPVVVASGDYHDYKTELQEESQTSFGVLPEYRVILQEGVEHRKTFTVEVFIAGRKFGKGQGKSKKEAETRAAREAMARLDETV